One part of the Mycobacterium marinum genome encodes these proteins:
- a CDS encoding potassium channel family protein has translation MRVVVMGCGRVGSSVADALSRIGHDVSVIDRDGTAFNRLSAEFAGERVLGQGFDRDVLLSAGIEGADAFAAVSSGDNSNIISARLARETFGVKRVVARIYDAKRAEVYERLGIPTIATVPWTTDRLLNALLRETETAKWRDPTGTVAVCEVVLHEDWVGCRVSDLQQATGARVAFLLRFGTGVLPEPKTVLQAGDQVYVAAISGRAAEAVAIAALPPSEDFESGTAK, from the coding sequence GTGCGAGTGGTAGTGATGGGCTGCGGCCGAGTCGGTTCTTCGGTGGCCGATGCACTGTCGCGAATCGGCCACGACGTGTCGGTGATCGACCGCGACGGCACTGCCTTCAACCGGCTCAGTGCCGAATTCGCCGGCGAGCGTGTTCTGGGCCAGGGATTCGACCGAGATGTGCTGCTCAGCGCGGGAATCGAGGGCGCGGACGCCTTCGCCGCGGTGTCCTCCGGCGACAACTCCAACATCATCTCGGCGCGTTTGGCACGGGAGACCTTCGGCGTCAAACGCGTCGTCGCGCGGATCTATGACGCCAAGCGCGCCGAGGTCTACGAACGCCTCGGCATTCCCACCATCGCCACGGTGCCGTGGACAACCGACCGCCTGCTCAACGCCCTGCTCCGGGAGACAGAGACCGCCAAGTGGCGCGATCCCACCGGCACCGTCGCGGTCTGTGAAGTAGTGCTGCACGAGGACTGGGTCGGCTGCCGCGTCTCCGACCTGCAGCAGGCCACCGGTGCCCGGGTCGCGTTCCTACTCCGTTTCGGCACCGGCGTGCTGCCCGAGCCGAAAACGGTGCTACAGGCCGGTGACCAGGTCTATGTCGCCGCCATATCCGGGCGGGCAGCCGAGGCCGTCGCCATCGCGGCGCTGCCGCCGAGCGAGGATTTCGAGTCGGGGACCGCCAAATGA
- a CDS encoding CBS domain-containing protein translates to MRAEDIAEEYPVISIDSDALEAARTLAEHRLPGLLVTKKTGSPYAVLPASQVVRFIVPRYVQDDPSLAGVLNESMADRCAEKLRGKKVSDVLPDHLNDVPPVNADDTIIEVAALMARLRSPLLAVVKNGKLHGVITASRLLGAALRP, encoded by the coding sequence ATGCGCGCCGAGGACATCGCCGAGGAGTATCCGGTAATCAGCATCGACTCAGACGCACTCGAGGCCGCACGCACGCTGGCCGAGCACCGCCTGCCCGGGTTGCTGGTTACCAAGAAAACCGGCAGTCCCTACGCGGTGTTACCGGCGTCGCAGGTGGTCCGATTCATCGTTCCCCGCTATGTCCAGGACGACCCATCGCTGGCCGGTGTGCTCAACGAATCGATGGCAGACCGCTGCGCGGAGAAATTGCGCGGCAAGAAGGTCAGCGATGTGTTGCCCGATCACCTCAATGACGTTCCGCCGGTCAATGCCGACGACACCATCATCGAGGTGGCCGCGCTGATGGCTCGGTTGCGCAGCCCGCTGCTCGCGGTGGTCAAGAACGGCAAGTTGCACGGGGTGATCACGGCATCGCGCCTTCTGGGAGCGGCGCTAAGGCCTTGA
- a CDS encoding potassium channel family protein, producing MKVVVAGAGAVGRSVARELIANAHDVTLIERNSDHVDDDAIPAAHWLLGDACELSLLESVHLEDFDVVVAATGDDKANVVLSLLAKTEFAVPRVVARVNDPRNEWLFTDAWGVDVAVSTPRMLASLIEEAVAVGDLVRLMEFRKGQANLVEITLPDDTPWGGKPVRKLQLPRDAVLVTILRGPRVIVPQADEPLEGGDELLFVAVTEAEEELSQLLLPSS from the coding sequence ATGAAAGTCGTTGTCGCCGGCGCCGGCGCGGTCGGCCGCTCAGTCGCCCGCGAACTCATCGCAAACGCCCACGACGTGACCCTGATCGAACGCAACAGCGACCACGTCGACGACGACGCCATTCCGGCCGCGCATTGGCTGCTGGGCGATGCCTGCGAACTGAGCCTGCTGGAGTCGGTTCATCTCGAAGATTTCGATGTCGTGGTCGCCGCCACCGGCGATGACAAAGCCAACGTGGTGCTCAGCCTGCTGGCCAAGACGGAGTTCGCGGTGCCGCGGGTGGTGGCCCGGGTCAACGATCCCCGCAACGAGTGGCTCTTCACCGATGCCTGGGGCGTGGACGTGGCGGTGTCGACGCCCCGCATGTTGGCCTCGCTGATCGAAGAGGCTGTCGCCGTCGGCGACCTGGTGCGGCTGATGGAATTCCGCAAGGGTCAGGCCAACCTGGTGGAAATCACCCTGCCCGACGACACGCCCTGGGGCGGTAAACCGGTGCGCAAACTGCAACTACCGCGGGATGCGGTGCTGGTCACGATCCTGCGCGGACCCCGCGTCATCGTCCCGCAAGCCGATGAACCCCTTGAAGGTGGCGACGAGTTGCTCTTCGTCGCGGTCACCGAGGCAGAGGAAGAGCTGAGCCAGCTGTTGCTGCCGTCGAGCTAG
- a CDS encoding ABC transporter ATP-binding protein encodes MRDPEPAVSGAVGEVIRVRGLTFAYPKASTPAVRGMDFSVGRGEIFGFLGPSGAGKSTTQRILIGLLRGHGGEVAVWGKDPASWGSDYYERIGVSFELPNHYQKLTGLENLQFFASLYSTPTLDPMQLLEAVGLADHADTRAGKYSKGMQMRLTFARALLNDPELLFLDEPTSGMDPVNARSVKNMIMDLKARGRTVFLTTHDMATADELCDRVAFVVDGSIVASDRPAELKIARSQRLVTVEYRGNGGGLSAAEFSLDTLADDPAFHAVLREHQVETIHSREASLEDVFVEVTGRRLS; translated from the coding sequence ATGCGCGACCCCGAGCCGGCCGTGTCCGGCGCCGTGGGCGAGGTGATCCGGGTCCGTGGACTCACCTTCGCGTATCCGAAAGCGTCGACACCCGCGGTGCGCGGCATGGACTTCAGTGTCGGCCGCGGTGAAATCTTCGGCTTTCTCGGTCCCAGCGGTGCGGGCAAGTCGACGACGCAACGAATTCTGATCGGGCTACTGCGTGGCCACGGCGGTGAAGTGGCGGTGTGGGGCAAGGACCCGGCGAGCTGGGGCTCCGACTACTACGAGCGCATCGGCGTGTCGTTCGAGCTGCCCAATCACTATCAGAAACTCACCGGGCTGGAGAACCTGCAGTTCTTCGCTTCGCTTTACAGCACGCCGACGCTGGATCCGATGCAGCTACTCGAGGCGGTCGGATTGGCCGACCACGCAGATACCCGGGCGGGCAAGTACTCCAAAGGCATGCAGATGCGCCTGACGTTCGCCAGGGCGCTACTCAACGACCCCGAGTTGCTCTTCCTGGACGAACCGACTTCGGGGATGGATCCGGTGAACGCCCGCAGCGTGAAGAACATGATCATGGATCTGAAGGCACGCGGGCGCACGGTGTTTCTCACCACACACGACATGGCGACGGCGGACGAGCTGTGTGACCGGGTGGCCTTTGTCGTCGACGGGAGCATCGTCGCGTCTGACCGGCCCGCCGAGTTGAAGATCGCCCGCAGCCAGCGCCTGGTCACGGTCGAATATCGAGGCAACGGCGGTGGTTTGAGCGCCGCGGAGTTTTCGCTGGACACGCTGGCCGACGACCCGGCATTTCACGCGGTGCTGCGTGAACATCAGGTCGAGACGATCCACAGCAGGGAAGCCAGCCTCGAGGACGTATTCGTCGAAGTCACCGGCCGGCGGTTGTCGTGA
- a CDS encoding APC family permease encodes MSKLSTAARRLLIGRPFRSDRLSHTLLPKRIALPVFASDAMSSVAYAPEEIFLMLSVAGLAAYSMAPWIALAVAAVLLVVVSSYRQNVHAYPSGGGDYEVVSTNLGPTAGLVVASALMVDYVLTVAVSIASAMSNIGSAIPFVYDHKVFFAVAAILLVTALNLRGVRESGLAFAIPTYAFIIGISAMLGWGLFRIYVLGNQVRAESAGFVMHAEHGKVVGIALVFLVARSFSSGCAALTGVEAISNGVPAFQKPKSRNAATTLLMLGAIAVALLMGVVALAVQTGAQVVDDPDTQLTGAPDGYQQKTLVAQLAQAVFGSFHLGFLIIAAVTALILVLAANTAFNGFPVLGSVLAQHSYLPRQLHTRGDRLAFSNGIIFLSAAAVGAVVAFRAELTALIQLYIVGVFISFTLSQIGMVRHWTRLLRTETDVAARRKMVRSRVVNSVGLVSTGAVLLIVLVTKFLAGAWIAIVAMGSVFILMKMIRRHYDTVNRELEEQAAAHDNEVVLPSRNHALVLVSKLHLPTLRALAYARATRPDVLEAITVSVDDVETRELVRQWEDSDVSVPLKVIASPYREITRPVLDYVKRVSKESPRTVVTVFIPEYVVGRWWEQLLHNQSAFRLKTRLLFMPGVMVTSVPWQLTSSERINTLEPHAAPGDMRRGIFD; translated from the coding sequence GTGTCCAAACTTTCCACGGCCGCGCGCCGGCTGCTAATCGGCCGGCCGTTTCGCAGCGATCGGCTTAGCCACACGCTATTGCCAAAACGGATCGCGTTGCCGGTGTTTGCCTCCGACGCGATGTCCTCGGTGGCATACGCCCCGGAGGAAATCTTTCTGATGCTGTCGGTGGCGGGCCTGGCGGCCTACTCGATGGCGCCGTGGATCGCGCTGGCGGTGGCAGCGGTGTTGCTCGTCGTGGTCTCCAGTTATCGGCAGAACGTGCACGCCTACCCATCCGGCGGCGGAGACTACGAGGTCGTCAGCACCAACCTCGGGCCCACCGCCGGCCTGGTGGTGGCCAGCGCCTTGATGGTGGATTACGTTCTCACCGTTGCGGTCTCGATAGCTTCGGCGATGTCGAACATCGGCTCGGCGATCCCATTCGTCTATGACCACAAGGTGTTCTTCGCGGTGGCCGCCATCCTGCTGGTGACGGCGTTGAATCTGCGCGGCGTCCGCGAATCAGGGCTGGCATTCGCCATCCCGACTTATGCATTCATCATCGGGATCAGCGCCATGCTGGGCTGGGGCTTGTTCCGGATCTACGTGCTGGGCAATCAGGTACGCGCCGAATCCGCTGGATTCGTGATGCACGCCGAGCACGGCAAGGTGGTTGGCATCGCGCTGGTCTTTTTGGTGGCCCGCTCGTTCTCCTCCGGCTGTGCGGCGCTCACCGGTGTGGAGGCGATCAGCAACGGGGTACCGGCCTTCCAGAAGCCGAAGTCGCGCAACGCCGCGACCACGCTGCTCATGCTGGGCGCCATCGCGGTGGCCCTGCTGATGGGTGTGGTTGCGCTGGCCGTGCAGACCGGGGCCCAAGTCGTCGACGACCCGGATACCCAGTTGACCGGTGCTCCGGACGGGTACCAGCAAAAGACGCTGGTCGCCCAGCTGGCGCAGGCCGTATTCGGCAGCTTTCACCTCGGCTTCCTGATTATCGCCGCGGTGACTGCGCTCATCTTGGTGCTGGCCGCCAACACCGCCTTCAACGGCTTCCCGGTCCTGGGCTCGGTGCTGGCTCAGCACAGCTACCTGCCCCGCCAACTACACACCCGCGGGGATCGCTTGGCGTTTTCCAACGGCATCATCTTCTTGTCCGCGGCGGCCGTCGGGGCGGTCGTCGCTTTCCGGGCTGAGCTGACGGCGCTGATCCAGCTCTACATCGTCGGCGTGTTCATTTCGTTCACGCTGAGCCAGATCGGAATGGTCCGGCACTGGACTCGCTTGCTGCGCACCGAAACCGATGTCGCGGCCCGGCGCAAGATGGTGCGCTCCCGGGTGGTCAACTCGGTTGGTCTGGTGTCCACCGGGGCTGTCCTGTTGATCGTCCTGGTCACCAAATTCCTTGCCGGCGCGTGGATCGCCATTGTGGCCATGGGTTCGGTCTTCATTCTGATGAAGATGATCCGAAGGCACTACGACACGGTCAATCGGGAACTGGAGGAGCAGGCCGCCGCCCATGACAACGAGGTGGTGTTGCCCAGCCGCAACCACGCCTTGGTGCTGGTCTCGAAGTTGCACCTGCCCACGCTGCGGGCCCTGGCCTACGCGCGGGCGACCCGTCCGGATGTGCTCGAGGCGATCACCGTCAGTGTCGATGATGTCGAGACCCGTGAGCTGGTGCGGCAGTGGGAGGACAGCGACGTCAGCGTGCCGCTGAAGGTCATTGCTTCGCCGTATCGCGAGATCACCCGTCCGGTATTGGATTACGTCAAACGGGTCAGCAAGGAATCGCCACGCACCGTGGTGACGGTGTTCATCCCGGAGTACGTGGTGGGCCGGTGGTGGGAGCAGCTGTTGCACAACCAAAGTGCCTTCCGGCTCAAGACGCGGCTGCTGTTCATGCCCGGGGTGATGGTCACCTCGGTGCCATGGCAGCTGACGTCGTCGGAGCGGATCAACACGTTGGAGCCGCATGCGGCTCCCGGCGACATGCGGCGGGGCATTTTCGATTGA
- a CDS encoding ABC transporter permease translates to MSRLSTALRLELTLQNRQRFLHAAVFSGLIWLAVLLPMPADLRSVAEPYVLSGDITIIGFFFVAGTVFFEKQERTLSAVIATPLRFGEYLAAKLAVLLMVSVGVAVVVATIAHGFSYSPAPMIVAVALGTLLMLLVGFISSLPFASISDWFLVATIPLAVMNLPVLYYSGVWPHPVLYAIPTQGPLLLLGAAFGQLTLAPWQIGYALLYPSVCVGVLYRVAEASFARYVVAAAGSW, encoded by the coding sequence GTGAGCCGCTTGAGCACGGCGCTGCGGCTGGAGCTGACGCTGCAAAACCGTCAGCGGTTCCTGCATGCCGCGGTGTTTTCGGGGTTGATCTGGCTGGCGGTGCTGCTGCCGATGCCGGCCGACTTGCGTTCGGTTGCCGAACCTTACGTGCTCTCCGGTGACATCACCATCATCGGGTTCTTCTTTGTCGCCGGCACGGTCTTCTTCGAAAAGCAGGAGCGCACGCTGAGCGCGGTGATCGCCACCCCGCTGCGGTTCGGGGAATATCTGGCGGCCAAACTGGCCGTCCTGCTGATGGTTTCGGTCGGGGTGGCGGTGGTGGTGGCCACCATCGCGCATGGGTTTTCCTACTCGCCCGCGCCGATGATCGTCGCGGTGGCGCTGGGGACGTTGTTGATGCTGCTGGTGGGGTTCATCAGCTCGTTGCCATTCGCCTCGATCAGCGACTGGTTCCTGGTGGCGACGATCCCGCTGGCCGTAATGAATCTGCCGGTGCTGTACTACTCCGGGGTGTGGCCGCACCCGGTGCTGTATGCCATTCCCACCCAGGGGCCGCTGTTGCTGCTCGGCGCGGCCTTCGGTCAGCTGACCCTGGCGCCCTGGCAAATCGGATACGCGCTGTTGTATCCGTCGGTGTGTGTCGGGGTGCTGTATCGAGTGGCTGAGGCAAGTTTCGCCCGTTACGTCGTCGCTGCGGCGGGTAGCTGGTGA
- a CDS encoding ArsB/NhaD family transporter → MSAIAIGVFVVTYALIASDRVSKTRAALVGAAIMLAIGIVDSHDVFYSHDTGIDWDVIFLLLGMMIIVSVLRQTGVFEYIAISAVKRAKGSPTRIMILLVLVMAFGSALLDNVTTVLLIAPVTLLVCDRLVINAAPFLIAEVFASNIGGAATLVGDPPNIIIASKGGLTFNDFLINMAPVVLIVLVIFVALLPRLFGSITVEPERVADVMSLNEREAISDRKLLIKCGVVLLAVFAAFVGHPVLHIQPSVVALLGAGVLIIISGLAGRDYLASVEWETLLFFAGLFIMVGALVKTGVVDKLARGAIELTGGNELFTVFLIIGVSAPVSGIIDNIPYVATMTPIVTELVAVMPGQVNPDALWWALALGADFGGNLTAVGASANVVMLGIARRAGTPISFWEFTRKGIVVTTISLLVAAAYLWLRYFVWS, encoded by the coding sequence GTGAGCGCCATTGCGATCGGGGTGTTCGTCGTCACCTACGCGCTCATCGCCAGCGACCGGGTCAGCAAGACCCGGGCGGCGCTGGTGGGTGCGGCGATCATGCTCGCGATCGGGATCGTTGACTCCCACGACGTGTTTTATTCGCACGACACCGGAATCGACTGGGACGTCATCTTTTTGCTGCTGGGGATGATGATCATCGTCAGCGTGCTACGGCAGACCGGTGTCTTCGAGTACATCGCCATCTCGGCCGTCAAACGTGCCAAAGGCTCCCCAACCCGCATCATGATCCTGCTGGTCCTGGTGATGGCATTCGGATCGGCCCTGTTGGACAACGTCACCACGGTGCTGCTGATCGCCCCGGTCACGCTGCTGGTCTGCGACCGGTTGGTGATCAACGCGGCTCCGTTCTTGATCGCCGAGGTTTTCGCATCCAACATCGGCGGCGCGGCGACACTGGTCGGCGACCCGCCGAACATCATCATCGCCAGCAAGGGCGGGCTGACCTTCAACGACTTCCTGATCAACATGGCTCCGGTAGTTCTTATCGTGCTGGTCATCTTTGTCGCACTACTGCCCCGCCTGTTCGGCTCGATCACCGTCGAGCCGGAACGGGTCGCCGACGTCATGTCGCTGAACGAACGCGAAGCGATCAGCGATCGCAAGCTGCTGATCAAATGCGGCGTGGTGCTGCTGGCGGTTTTCGCCGCTTTCGTCGGCCATCCGGTGCTGCACATCCAGCCCTCGGTGGTGGCACTGCTGGGCGCGGGGGTGCTGATCATCATCTCCGGATTGGCCGGCCGCGATTATCTGGCCAGCGTCGAGTGGGAAACGCTGCTGTTCTTCGCGGGACTGTTCATCATGGTCGGGGCTCTGGTGAAGACCGGCGTCGTGGACAAGTTGGCACGCGGGGCCATCGAACTGACCGGCGGCAACGAGCTATTCACCGTCTTCTTGATCATCGGGGTGTCGGCTCCGGTGTCGGGCATCATCGACAACATCCCCTACGTCGCCACCATGACGCCGATCGTCACCGAACTGGTCGCGGTGATGCCCGGTCAGGTCAACCCGGACGCGCTGTGGTGGGCGCTGGCCCTGGGCGCCGACTTCGGTGGCAACCTCACCGCCGTCGGCGCCAGCGCCAACGTCGTGATGCTGGGAATCGCCCGCCGGGCAGGCACTCCCATCTCATTCTGGGAATTCACCCGCAAAGGCATCGTGGTCACCACCATCTCACTGCTGGTGGCGGCGGCCTACCTGTGGCTGCGCTACTTCGTTTGGAGTTGA
- a CDS encoding class I SAM-dependent RNA methyltransferase produces MNPNQALELNLVTGAAANGGSCVARHEGRVVFVRHALPGERVLARVTAQRGSYWNAEVIEVIDPSPDRIGSLCPIAGVDGAGCCDLAFAAPDAARAIKSSVVGEQLQRVGGFSWSGAAEPLSDAGPTGWRTRVRLEVGADHCVGFHRYHSNELVTDLRCGQLPDGMLDGLAQRSAKAGWPAGAQLHVALGDDGARHVVLTVRRGRRTDAKVVEGDPRVLQRVGGRSWRIPATAFWQSHRDAAKVYSGLVADWAQPGTGMTAWDLYGGAGVFAAVLGDAVGESGRVLSVDTARAASAAARVALADLPQVEVVTDSVRRVLAAQDGGADIAVLDPPRSGAGREVIDLLADAGVRRVVHIGCEAASFARDLGLYRGHGYGVDAIKVFDAFPLTHHVESVALLTR; encoded by the coding sequence TTGAACCCGAATCAGGCACTTGAACTGAACCTGGTCACCGGTGCGGCCGCCAACGGCGGTAGCTGCGTGGCCCGCCACGAGGGGCGAGTGGTCTTCGTCCGCCATGCGCTACCGGGGGAGCGGGTGCTCGCCAGAGTCACCGCGCAACGCGGTTCCTATTGGAACGCAGAGGTTATCGAGGTCATCGACCCGTCGCCGGACCGGATCGGGTCGTTGTGCCCCATCGCCGGGGTGGATGGTGCCGGGTGTTGTGATCTGGCTTTCGCGGCCCCGGACGCGGCCCGGGCGATCAAGTCGAGCGTGGTTGGCGAACAGCTGCAACGCGTTGGCGGATTCAGCTGGTCCGGCGCGGCTGAGCCGCTCTCGGATGCCGGCCCGACGGGGTGGCGTACCCGGGTTCGGCTCGAGGTGGGAGCGGACCATTGCGTGGGTTTCCACCGCTACCACAGCAACGAACTGGTCACCGATCTGCGCTGTGGGCAGCTGCCCGACGGGATGCTGGACGGGCTGGCGCAGCGGTCGGCCAAGGCCGGTTGGCCGGCCGGGGCGCAACTGCATGTGGCGCTCGGTGACGACGGGGCACGCCACGTGGTGCTCACAGTGCGCCGGGGCCGGCGAACCGACGCCAAGGTGGTCGAGGGCGACCCGCGTGTGCTGCAGCGGGTGGGCGGGCGCAGCTGGCGCATTCCGGCGACGGCGTTCTGGCAGTCACACCGCGACGCAGCGAAGGTGTACAGCGGCCTGGTTGCGGACTGGGCCCAACCCGGTACCGGCATGACCGCCTGGGATCTCTACGGGGGAGCTGGTGTTTTCGCGGCGGTGCTCGGTGACGCGGTGGGGGAGTCGGGACGGGTCTTGAGCGTGGACACCGCGCGCGCGGCCTCGGCCGCGGCCCGCGTCGCCCTGGCTGATCTGCCCCAGGTCGAGGTGGTCACCGATTCGGTGCGACGGGTGCTGGCGGCTCAGGACGGTGGCGCCGATATTGCGGTGCTGGACCCGCCCCGATCGGGCGCCGGGCGTGAGGTCATTGATCTGCTGGCCGATGCCGGAGTACGCCGTGTGGTTCACATTGGTTGTGAAGCAGCGTCTTTCGCTCGCGACCTCGGCTTGTATCGGGGCCACGGGTACGGCGTCGACGCCATCAAGGTGTTTGATGCCTTCCCGTTGACCCATCACGTGGAGTCCGTTGCGCTGCTAACCCGCTAG
- a CDS encoding SLC13 family permease, whose protein sequence is MSIVAVAIFVVAYALIASERVNKTLVALAGAAIVVMLPVINSEDVFYSHETGVDWDVIFLLLGMMIIVSVLRQTGVFEYVAIWAAKRARGKPLRIMILLVIVTAVASALLDNVTTVLLIAPVTLLVCDRLVINPAPYLMAEAFASNIGGTATLVGDPPNIVIASKGGLTFNDFLIHLAPIVVIVMAVFILMLPRLFPGAFEADPERVADVMSLEEKEAIRDHGLLIKCGIVLLLVFAAFVANSALHVKPSMVALIGAGILVVVSRLDHSDYLSSVEWDTLLFFVGLFIMVGALVKTGVVTQVAQMAVTATGGNTLLATMVILAASLVISGIVNNVPYAATMTPIVAELVPVLVDKGNPDVLWWALALGTDFGGNLTAIGASANVIVLGIAKRADNPISFWEFTRKGIVVTTMSLVLAAIYLWVRYFVLS, encoded by the coding sequence ATGAGCATTGTCGCGGTCGCCATATTTGTGGTGGCTTATGCGCTGATCGCCAGCGAACGCGTCAACAAGACCCTAGTGGCGTTGGCCGGTGCGGCGATCGTGGTGATGCTGCCGGTCATCAATTCCGAGGACGTCTTCTATTCCCACGAGACCGGGGTCGACTGGGACGTCATCTTTTTGCTGCTCGGCATGATGATCATCGTCAGCGTGCTGCGCCAGACCGGTGTGTTCGAATACGTCGCTATCTGGGCGGCCAAGCGGGCCCGCGGCAAACCACTGCGGATCATGATCCTGTTGGTGATCGTCACCGCGGTCGCATCGGCGCTGCTGGACAACGTCACCACGGTGTTGCTGATCGCCCCGGTCACCCTGCTGGTGTGTGACCGGCTGGTGATCAACCCGGCGCCGTATCTGATGGCCGAAGCGTTTGCCTCCAACATCGGCGGCACCGCGACGCTGGTCGGTGACCCGCCCAATATCGTCATCGCCAGCAAGGGCGGGCTGACGTTCAACGACTTCCTGATCCACCTGGCTCCGATCGTGGTCATCGTGATGGCGGTGTTCATCCTGATGCTGCCGCGCCTGTTCCCCGGCGCATTCGAGGCCGACCCCGAGCGAGTCGCCGACGTGATGTCGTTGGAAGAGAAGGAGGCCATCCGCGACCACGGCCTGCTGATCAAGTGCGGCATCGTCTTGCTCCTGGTGTTCGCGGCATTCGTCGCGAATTCTGCGCTGCACGTGAAGCCGTCCATGGTGGCGCTGATCGGTGCCGGCATTCTGGTGGTCGTCTCCCGGCTGGACCACTCCGATTATCTGTCCAGCGTCGAGTGGGACACGCTGCTGTTTTTCGTGGGTCTGTTCATCATGGTCGGCGCGCTGGTGAAAACCGGTGTGGTCACGCAGGTCGCGCAAATGGCGGTGACCGCGACCGGCGGCAACACACTGCTGGCGACCATGGTGATCCTGGCCGCCTCGCTGGTGATCAGCGGCATCGTCAACAACGTTCCGTACGCGGCCACCATGACGCCGATCGTCGCCGAATTGGTGCCGGTCCTGGTCGACAAGGGCAACCCGGACGTGTTGTGGTGGGCCCTTGCCCTGGGCACCGACTTCGGTGGCAACCTCACCGCTATCGGGGCCAGCGCCAATGTCATCGTCCTCGGCATCGCCAAGCGGGCGGACAATCCCATCTCTTTCTGGGAATTCACCCGCAAGGGCATTGTGGTCACCACGATGTCACTGGTGCTGGCCGCCATCTATCTCTGGGTGCGCTACTTCGTGCTGAGTTGA